CTCCTCCAACACACCGCGGTCGGTGATCCCCGTCGCTGCAGTGAGAGCCTCTTCCTCGGCTTCCACTCGCTGCTGATCCTTCAGCTTTTCGATCAGCTCAAGATCGACGCGATAGAAAAATTCGTCCTCAAGAGTACTGGCTCGTTTGCGAAATGAATCGTGCGACATAATCTCGCTCCTGTGATTGAGGGAATCGCCCAAAGACGACAGGGACTATGTTTACTTGTGGAGCAATTCCTATGCCCGAAGTCGTCGTCCGTCCGCCCTGAGCATAACGCATCACCACAATCGCTAAATATGTGCGGAATCGTCACTGATGTGCAGTTGAGCGCGCATCGAGCGGAGACGTCATACACGTTCGTGCCGACAGTCGTGCAACTCTAAAGCTGCGTCGCCGAACTCTTACCCCTGCGTCAACGCTTCGTACCCGGTGACGACGTCCAGCAGTTCTTCCGTGATGGTTGTCTGGCGCTGGCGAGAAAAGTCGGAGCGCAGTTCCTGCAGGCGGTCGTTGATATTGCGTTCCGCAGCCTGCATGGCGGCAATACGACTGGCGTTTTCTCCGGCCAGAGATTCCGCGCAGGCCTGGAACAGTGACACAAACAGAAACTGCTTAACCAGCCGCGAGAACAACACGTCTGAGTCCATCGTCCACAATGGCAAGGAGCGATTTGCGTTGTGAGGCGCGCTGGTTGAATCGTTTTCTGGAGGGACCGAATGTGAGTCAGCCGCATCGTGCTGCGTCTTCAGGCGTTCGAAGTTCAGTGGCAACAGCTGCATCACGTGTGGTTGCCACGACGATGATGTGAGTCGCCGGTTGTGAAACACAGAAATCCGCTGCAGGCTGTACCTGGCTCGCCATCCATCAATCGCAGCCAGCAGTTCCTGGACAAGTGGCGTGATACCGTCGACTGAACCGGGCAAAGAAAAGGTGTGGTGGATACCGAAGTTGGCGTCGCTTAGCTTGTCGGCCACTCGCTGACCGACGCAGATCACAGGTGCCTGCTGCGAAACTTCTTCGGCGCCAGCCAACAGCGAATCCATCGCAAATTGAGCCACCTGTTCGTTGAATTGGCCACACATCCCCTGGTCAGATCCAAACACGACGGCTCCCGTGCGACCGTTGGCGGCGGACTCCGTAAAGTCATCGCATGTGTGCCGCATCAGCATCGCGAGTCCCGTATCGATCGTCCGAGCGTACTCAGTGAGCGATTCCGTGGCGGTTTCGTATTGCCGAATACTGACAGCCGCCATGGCCTTCATCGTGCGAACCACGCTGCCCAGATCTTCGGCACTGGCGATGCTGCGTTTAAGGGATTCAAGCGTTTGCATGGATACGTTTTCTGGTGAGCCTCATCAGTCGTTTTCGTCGGCGATGGCGCGCCAATAGTCGAGACGACTTCTGCTACGAACCAATCACCTTTCCAATCGCTTCAAGCAATGAGGTCTTAACACCCTTGTCCAGTTTTTCGCCACGCGCCACGCGTTCACAAACTTCCGGCATTGCCGACGTGATCTGTGATTGAAGGCGCTCTTCCATCTTTCGCGTGTCCGCCAATGGCACATCGTCCAGCAACCCTTCGGTGACTGCCAGCAAAGGCACGATCTGAGCCGCGACTGACAGCGTCTCGTACTGAGGCTGCTTCAGAATCTCACGAACTCGGCGACCGCGTTCCAGAGTTGCTCGAGTGGCGTCGTCCAGACGACTGCTAAACCGCGAAAACGCCTCCAGTTCTTCAAACTGTGAATACGACAGACGCAGGTCACCCGCGACAGCTCGGTACGCCGGAAGTTGAGTCTTCCCGCCGACGCGCGAAACCGAACGGCCGACGTCCACAGCTGGCAGCAGGCCTTTCTGAAACAGATCTGGCGACAGATAGATCTGTCCGTCCGTGATCGAAATCAGATTGGTAGGAATGTAGGCCGAAAGGTTTTGAGCGTTCGTTTCGGCAATGGGCAGAGCCGTCAGCGATCCGCCACCGAGACGTTCATTCAAGTGAGTTGATCGTTCTAAAAGTCTTGAGTGCAAATAGAAGATGTCGCCAGGAAAGGCTTCTCGCCCCGGCGGACGGCGTAACAGCAGCGACAGTTCTCGGTAAGCACGCGCGTGAGATGTCAGGTCGTCGTACACGATCAGCACGTCTTTGCCCTGAGACATGAAGTACTCACCGATCGACGTGGCCGCAAACGGAGCCACATACTGCATCCCCGGAGACGAATCGCCTTCTGCCACAACAACCACGGTATGATCCAGCGAATCACGCTTCTTCAAATCGGATACGACCGAGGCGACAGCCGTGTTGCGGCGACCGATCGCGCAGTAGATGCAGATGACACCAGTGTCACGCTGATTCAAAATCGTATCGACGGCGATCGCTGTCTTGCCGGTCTGCCGATCGCCGACAATCAGTTCTCGCTGCCCTCGACCAATGGGCACCAATGCATCGACAACTTTGATCCCGGTTTGCAACGGCACGGTCACCGGCAAACGGTCAAGAATCGCAGCCGCATCCTGTTCGCAGACGCGCCGTTCATGAGCCTCCACCGGGCCGCGCCGATCGAGCGGCCTTCCCAACGGATCGATGACTCGCCCGAGCAGTCCTTCGCCGACAGGAACATCCAGCAGTCGCCCGGTGCGGCGAACTTCATCGCCGGCAGCAAGCTGCCCGTCGGTTTCGAGCTGGACGATCCCAACTTCGTCGCGGTCCAGATTGAACACCATGCCAGATCGCCCGCCTGGCAACTTCAGCAGTTCCTCTGACTGCACATGAGGCAACCCGCTGACTCGAGCGACCCCACGAGCCACGCTGGTGACGGTGCCGACTTCCATCGGCCGCAGCTGGCTTCGCTGCTGATTCAGCACGCGATCGAAGGCGTCACGTGTGGGTTGCAGAATTTGTTGAGTAATCGAATCAGGCATGGATGTTCAAACTGGAAGTGTGCAAAGTTTGGCCTTCACGCTACGCCTTCCGGAATCGCATTTTCTACGGCATCGATAAGGTCCGATTCCACTTTCGCCAACGCATCACGAATACTCCACGCCAGCTTGCAACCGGGAGCATGCAGTTCGATACCGCACACAAGTTTGTCATTGACTCGGAAATCCACACCGCCATTTTCGTCCGCCAGGCTCTGTATTCTATTGACAATTTCTAATTGCTCATCGCCTGACAGATCGTGCGAGGTCTCAATCACTAGACCGTCTTTGCGTAATGCGGCCGCAATGGGTTCGATGGTGGTCGCGTCGGCGTTCGTAAGCTCCGACAGAAAACGTTCCACCATACGAGTCTGCAGACGTTCGTCAGACAGATCCTGTAACAGGTGACGGCTCACGTCAGTGGCATGCTGCGATACCTGAAGTTGCAGTTCTTTGAGTAACGTTTGTTTTTCACGAGCCAGCGAACGCTGCCACTGAGTCTTCGCAGTAGCAACTTCCTCACGGCTGCGCTGCATCTGCTGCTTCTGCCATTCGTCGGCCGCCTGCCTGGCCTCTTCCAGCGATTTGTCGCGTGTGGCGTTTAGCTGCTGAAGCTGTAATTCATAGTCTTTGCGAATCGCTTCGGCCTGAGCGGTCGCGTCTGCAGCTTCCGCCTGTCGTGCTGCCATGGCGTCTTCGCGTTTTTGCATCGCGTTCAGGATCGGACCGTACAGGAATCGCTTCAACAACCAAATCAGGATCAGGAAGTTGATGATCTGCGCGACAAATGTAAACCAGTCGATAGTCATCTCACTACGAGCTCAGAAACGGATTGGCGAATAGTAAAATCATCGACACGACGAAACAGTAGATGGCCGTCGATTCCACCATCGCCAGACCGACAAACAGGGTTCTCGTGATCGTGTTGGCTTCGTCCGGTTGCTGCGCGATGGCCGACAATGCCTGCGCTAACGCTCGGCCTTCACCCAGCGCCGGTGCGATTGAGCCAATCGAAATTGTGAGCCCCGCTGTGACAATCGAAGCCACGGAAATCAGCGTATTGGAGTCCATGATTATCTTTCAACCTGAGTTGCCGAGGCGATGTACACCATGGCCAGCACAGAAAAAATGTAGGCCTGAATCATGCCGGTCAGCAGTCCAAACAGCTGCATCAACACGGGAATAAACAACGGCACGAAGCCGAGCAGAATGGCAGCAATCACCGTGCCGCTCATCATATTTCCGTACAAACGCACGGCCAGGGCGAGTGTCCGAGACAGCTCACCGATGACGTTAAAGGGCAGCATCAATATCGATGGCTGCAGGTACTGTTGCAGGTAGTTCCAAACGCCTTTGCGAGCGATCCCGAACATCGGCACAGCCACGAACACGCAGGTTGCCAGAGCGGCCGTCGTCGACAGTGAACCTGTGGGAGGTGTGTAGCCAGGAAAGATGGACAGCAAGTTCGCGAATGCCAGAAACAGAAACAGCGATCCGACAAACGGCATATAACGTTCCGGTTCACGGCCGCCCACATCCCGAATCTGATCGCGCAATGCAGACACCAGAATTTCCAGCACGTGTTGTCCCTTCGACAGTTTGGTTCCCGTCGAAAGTCGGCGCGTGACCAGCCATGAAATTCCGACCAGCAGCACCATGACCAGCCAGGTAAACAGGATCGTGCGGTTCAGCCCCACTGGCCCCCATTGCCACAACACGGCATCCGGAGAAATCTGAATATCGTTCCCGCTACTCACTTCCCGCTCCTCGAAGAACGCTCCTGCCATGCGTCGCCAGCAAACGCACGCCGACGAATCCCAATAAGCAAGCAACCATCGCCCCGGCATCGCCGTTGCTGAAGTACCAGACGCCCCAACACACGATCGCCGTTCGTAGAATCATGCTTGAAATCGCCAGCAGACCAGGCCGTTTCGACGTCGGTAGCTTGCGGACAGTCGCCCACAGACCACCGAAAAAGATGACGCCTAAGACCATGCCCACGACAATCATGATTCCGTATTGAATTAGCGGATAATCCATTACCGCACCCCGCCTTCGTCTCTCAGCCAGCGCCACGCATTCCAACACCCGATAAACAGCCCCAGCAACAAAAGCATCAACGTCCACGATCGACGACTTTCGAATCTCGCGTCAATCCACACACCAACGGCGGCCCCCATCAATGTCGGAATCGCCACCGACCAGCCCACCAGCCCGAACATTCCGAGACCGAACCAAACTTTATGGCCCTGTTCGTTTTTCGCCTTAATGCGGCGAGCTTCCTTCTTTGCAATTTCCTTTTCAACGTCATCCGACATACGGCCGCTCCTCCAACGCCAGAAACCGACGCACGAAATCGGCTTCCAGTCGAGCCACCGCAGAGACAGCCTGCTTTTCTCGCTCATCAACCGTTTCAAAATGTTGATGAACCTGCTCCCGAAGACTGCCCAGATCGTGGCCTTCCACGCCGAATTCCACCGACACCAACACGTCAGATCCTGTCTTCACAAGCACGCCATCGGCAACTCCTGCGTAGTGATCGCGTCCATCGGACGTTGTGTAGGTCAGAATGCCGGGGGCAAGCGAAGTGACGAAATTGACGTGTCGAGGCAGCAAGCAAAACGAACCGTTCTCCGCTTCGGCGACAACCTTCGTGACTGGCACGTCGACCAAAACATTTGTCGGCAGCAGGATTTGCAGATCCATCATGCCACCGCCTCCGCCGCGACTTCGTCGACCTTACCGATCATGTACAAAGCGCGTTCCGGCAGGTCGGCAAATTCATCGTTCAGAATCCGTTCGCAGCCGTTTAAAGTTTCCGACAACGGCACCATGCGACCGCTGTGCCCGGTAAATTGCTCGGTGGTAAAGAACGGTTGCGTCAGGAAGCGTTCCAGGCGGCGAGCCTGATTGACGGTCTGGCGATCCTGGCGAGACAGCTCTTCCAGCCCCAGCATCGCGATGATGTCCTTCAGTTCTTCGTACTGAGCCAGCGTTCGGCGAACGTCCTGACTGATACGATAGTGCCGATCACCCACGACAGGCGGCATCAGCATTTTGGAACCTGATTCCAGCGGATCGATCGCCGGATACAAACCCTGAGCTGCTCGCTTACGCGACAGCACCACGCTGGACGACAGGTGAGCGAACGTATGAACGGCGGCCGGATCAGTAAAGTCGTCGGCCGGAACATACACCGCCTGCACCGACGTGATCGCTCCGTTGGCTGTTGAGCAGATGCGTTCTTCCAGGCCCGCCAGGTCTGATGCCAAAGTCGGTTGATAGCCAACTCGTGATGGCAGTTCGCCCATCAGTCCCGACACTTCCATGCCCGCCTGCACAAATCGAAAGATGTTGTCGATCAGCAGCAACACGTCCTGCCGCCGATCGTCGCGAAAGTATTCGGCCATCGTCAACGCCGCGTGGCCCACGCGATAGCGAGCTCCCGGGGGTTCGTTCATCTGACCGAACAGCATGATGGTCTTATCCAGCACGCCAGCGGCTTTCATTTCGCGAAACAGTTCTTCCGCTTCGCGACAGCGTTCGCCGATCCCGCAAAACAAACTGACTCCGTGATGCTGCCCGACCACATTGTTGATCAGTTCGGTGATCAGCACCGTCTTGCCGACGCCTGCTCCACCAAACAATCCCGCTTTGCCGCCACGTTCCAGCGGCGTCAGCAGATCGATCGCCTTAATCCCCGTCTCGAACACCGTCGCATCAGCGCCGCGTTCAGCCAGATCGGGCGACGGTTGATGGATGGAACGCAGCTGTGCGTTTTCCAGAGCCGGTTCGCGATCGATCGCCTGCCCAAAGACGTTAAACATCCGTCCCAGCAATTTGTCACCCACAGGCACCTGCAGCGGATGCTGAGTGTCGACGATTGAATCGCCTCGACTGAGTCCTCGCGTCGGCGTCAGAGCGATTCCTCGAATCGTGTCTTCGTCAAGATGAGACAGCACCTCAACAACGATGGTTTGATCCGGACCGGTGCGAAGCTCAGAATTCATGTCTGGCAGCCGATCCGCAAACACCGCGTCCACAACGCTGCCACGCACGGAAACAATGGTTCCGTGATGTTGCGAGTTGGTGACTTGAGGATCGAGAGTGCTCATGACATTCCGGTTGGTGTTTGAAGAATCCGGCCGCCACTGCTGAATTCACGTTCAATGGCGTCCGGACAAAAATCGTTGCTCTCCTCAACACAAACTCCGCAGCGCTAATCCCACAGCGCAGCAAGCAAGTCGTCCTTCACAAGCTTCAAACACAGCGCCCCCCTGTGCTTCAGCGAGACACTGATGCCGTGCATCGCCTCCGGCTTCGGCTTCGGGTTAAACGCAGTGGACCCCGGTGCTGAAGTGAGCGAAGACTCCTGCCTGTTCTATGCAAGATAGTGCGACAAAAACTGTGTCATCCGCTGAGGACTTACGATCCCAATCGGCCGCTGGTCCGCATCGATGACCGGCACGTGGCGAAGACCACTGACCGCCATGATAGAAAGCACCTTCGCTGTCGAATCGTGTTGGTGCACGAACACAGGATTCGCGGTCATGACAGCTCGTATCGGCCCGTCAATCACGTCGTCGTATTCCAGGCACACTTTGTCCAGCACATCGCGATCGCCGAAGATGCCGACAAGTTTGCCATCTTCCTGCACCAGCACGCATGCGATTTGGCGGCCCACCATCAACTTCATGGTTTCGCGAACCGACGTGCTGGCCTCGATGCACGTCATCGGCTGTGCCTGAATGCTTTCGACGGTCTTTTCGTGCAACGCCTGCTCAACAGGGTCATCGAAATTCGGGCCATCGTAGTTTTCCAACGGATCTTCAAAACTACCAGAGTCGGTTTGATTGGAGTCGGCCATCTCAGGCTCCTTCTTTCCGGGTTGAAAGGTCTACGCCAGTGGCGTCCTGAGTCATCACTTCGTGAGGAAACATCTCGGCGACAAATTCCATCATCGATTTCTGGCCAGTAATGCCGACGACATGACGGTCTTCGTCCAGAACCGCGATGAATCGAATGTTGTGCTCTTCCATCGCTTCCAGCACCATGCCGACTCCATCGGTCGGCAACACCCACGGAAGCCGCTCAACCATTTGGTGTTCTACGCTATCGTCCAGAACCGAAATCGATTCGTTGATGGCGCTTCGCAGCATACCCTCGGTAAACATCCCGGCGGCCTTATCGTCATCATCCACGACAATCACGCATCCCAGTTTTGCCGCACGCATCTTGACAACCGCTTCGCGCACCGTGGCCGACTTATGAATCGTCGTGGCCGGGCGGAGATTCAGCTTGTTGACCGTTGTCGTTTGAAGTTGTTCCTTGAGTCCCATTTCGGACACCCCTGTTTGAACGTAACAGTGTGAAACAAACGGCGCTTCTGCCGCCGATCGTTGGTTACTCATTTGCGTTGCGGTTCCAGATCCGCCAGTACAACATTCCTGACCCATTCGTGACACTTGATACAACTCATTGTGACGTTCACCCAGGCAAGTGACGCACCGTCGATCGACCGCTTGTCGGCCTTGTTGTAAAGGTCGGCGACCGCGTTGCGAAACTGCGTGCTGTGCTGCAGATACATCATGTCATTCGATGCACGCCAACGCTCTTCC
This DNA window, taken from Fuerstiella marisgermanici, encodes the following:
- a CDS encoding ATP synthase subunit I produces the protein MDYPLIQYGIMIVVGMVLGVIFFGGLWATVRKLPTSKRPGLLAISSMILRTAIVCWGVWYFSNGDAGAMVACLLGFVGVRLLATHGRSVLRGAGSE
- a CDS encoding alternate F1F0 ATPase, F1 subunit alpha, translating into MPDSITQQILQPTRDAFDRVLNQQRSQLRPMEVGTVTSVARGVARVSGLPHVQSEELLKLPGGRSGMVFNLDRDEVGIVQLETDGQLAAGDEVRRTGRLLDVPVGEGLLGRVIDPLGRPLDRRGPVEAHERRVCEQDAAAILDRLPVTVPLQTGIKVVDALVPIGRGQRELIVGDRQTGKTAIAVDTILNQRDTGVICIYCAIGRRNTAVASVVSDLKKRDSLDHTVVVVAEGDSSPGMQYVAPFAATSIGEYFMSQGKDVLIVYDDLTSHARAYRELSLLLRRPPGREAFPGDIFYLHSRLLERSTHLNERLGGGSLTALPIAETNAQNLSAYIPTNLISITDGQIYLSPDLFQKGLLPAVDVGRSVSRVGGKTQLPAYRAVAGDLRLSYSQFEELEAFSRFSSRLDDATRATLERGRRVREILKQPQYETLSVAAQIVPLLAVTEGLLDDVPLADTRKMEERLQSQITSAMPEVCERVARGEKLDKGVKTSLLEAIGKVIGS
- a CDS encoding cyclic nucleotide-binding/CBS domain-containing protein is translated as MADSNQTDSGSFEDPLENYDGPNFDDPVEQALHEKTVESIQAQPMTCIEASTSVRETMKLMVGRQIACVLVQEDGKLVGIFGDRDVLDKVCLEYDDVIDGPIRAVMTANPVFVHQHDSTAKVLSIMAVSGLRHVPVIDADQRPIGIVSPQRMTQFLSHYLA
- a CDS encoding cyclic nucleotide-binding/CBS domain-containing protein, with amino-acid sequence MSNQRSAAEAPFVSHCYVQTGVSEMGLKEQLQTTTVNKLNLRPATTIHKSATVREAVVKMRAAKLGCVIVVDDDDKAAGMFTEGMLRSAINESISVLDDSVEHQMVERLPWVLPTDGVGMVLEAMEEHNIRFIAVLDEDRHVVGITGQKSMMEFVAEMFPHEVMTQDATGVDLSTRKEGA
- the atpD gene encoding F0F1 ATP synthase subunit beta, yielding MSTLDPQVTNSQHHGTIVSVRGSVVDAVFADRLPDMNSELRTGPDQTIVVEVLSHLDEDTIRGIALTPTRGLSRGDSIVDTQHPLQVPVGDKLLGRMFNVFGQAIDREPALENAQLRSIHQPSPDLAERGADATVFETGIKAIDLLTPLERGGKAGLFGGAGVGKTVLITELINNVVGQHHGVSLFCGIGERCREAEELFREMKAAGVLDKTIMLFGQMNEPPGARYRVGHAALTMAEYFRDDRRQDVLLLIDNIFRFVQAGMEVSGLMGELPSRVGYQPTLASDLAGLEERICSTANGAITSVQAVYVPADDFTDPAAVHTFAHLSSSVVLSRKRAAQGLYPAIDPLESGSKMLMPPVVGDRHYRISQDVRRTLAQYEELKDIIAMLGLEELSRQDRQTVNQARRLERFLTQPFFTTEQFTGHSGRMVPLSETLNGCERILNDEFADLPERALYMIGKVDEVAAEAVA
- a CDS encoding F0F1 ATP synthase subunit C, giving the protein MDSNTLISVASIVTAGLTISIGSIAPALGEGRALAQALSAIAQQPDEANTITRTLFVGLAMVESTAIYCFVVSMILLFANPFLSS
- a CDS encoding F0F1 ATP synthase subunit gamma is translated as MQTLESLKRSIASAEDLGSVVRTMKAMAAVSIRQYETATESLTEYARTIDTGLAMLMRHTCDDFTESAANGRTGAVVFGSDQGMCGQFNEQVAQFAMDSLLAGAEEVSQQAPVICVGQRVADKLSDANFGIHHTFSLPGSVDGITPLVQELLAAIDGWRARYSLQRISVFHNRRLTSSSWQPHVMQLLPLNFERLKTQHDAADSHSVPPENDSTSAPHNANRSLPLWTMDSDVLFSRLVKQFLFVSLFQACAESLAGENASRIAAMQAAERNINDRLQELRSDFSRQRQTTITEELLDVVTGYEALTQG
- a CDS encoding F0F1 ATP synthase subunit epsilon — protein: MMDLQILLPTNVLVDVPVTKVVAEAENGSFCLLPRHVNFVTSLAPGILTYTTSDGRDHYAGVADGVLVKTGSDVLVSVEFGVEGHDLGSLREQVHQHFETVDEREKQAVSAVARLEADFVRRFLALEERPYVG
- a CDS encoding AtpZ/AtpI family protein, coding for MSDDVEKEIAKKEARRIKAKNEQGHKVWFGLGMFGLVGWSVAIPTLMGAAVGVWIDARFESRRSWTLMLLLLGLFIGCWNAWRWLRDEGGVR
- a CDS encoding F0F1 ATP synthase subunit A, with translation MQISPDAVLWQWGPVGLNRTILFTWLVMVLLVGISWLVTRRLSTGTKLSKGQHVLEILVSALRDQIRDVGGREPERYMPFVGSLFLFLAFANLLSIFPGYTPPTGSLSTTAALATCVFVAVPMFGIARKGVWNYLQQYLQPSILMLPFNVIGELSRTLALAVRLYGNMMSGTVIAAILLGFVPLFIPVLMQLFGLLTGMIQAYIFSVLAMVYIASATQVER